The proteins below are encoded in one region of Helianthus annuus cultivar XRQ/B chromosome 2, HanXRQr2.0-SUNRISE, whole genome shotgun sequence:
- the LOC110903679 gene encoding protein PLANT CADMIUM RESISTANCE 2, whose product MQPNNPPDSPQHDQTPSPSPPSPPPPPPSPPPPPPPPPQPPPPPVNPQQPLPQWQQQSAMVLAPPPHYQSYNPPMFPMGPPPQFFQLPPGTIAAAAAPSPAPNHLYPDHERDWSTGLFQCTSNMKNCFVTTLCPCVTFGEIAEILTEGHTPWYEPATLCACLGAASFIFIFLLWLTFPYTCLYRVKMRRKYKLKGSLAEDCAINAFCGWCALCQQYRELDHQGFNVSIGWHENKRRERQAVAIFRLVPPEEQEMTR is encoded by the exons ATGCAGCCCAACAACCCTCCAGATTCTCCACAACATGACCAaacaccatcaccatcaccaccctcacccccacccccaccaccatcaccaccaccaccaccgccaccgccgccacaaccaccaccaccaccggtgaATCCTCAACAACCACTTCCACAATGGCAGCAACAGTCAGCAATGGTATTAGCACCACCTCCTCACTACCAATCCTACAATCCTCCAATGTTTCCCATGGGACCACCACCGCAATTCTTCCAGCTTCCGCCTGGGACCATAGCGGCTGCGGCCGCACCGTCACCGGCGCCTAATCATTTGTATCCGGATCATGAACGGGATTGGTCCACCGGGCTTTTTCAGTGCACGTCCAACATGAAAAATT GTTTTGTGACCACTCTTTGTCCGTGTGTTACGTTTGGGGAGATTGCGGAGATCTTGACGGAGGGACATACGC CATGGTATGAACCGGCGACATTGTGTGCATGTTTAGGAGCCGCAAGCTTTATTTTCATATTCTTGTTATGGCTAACATTCCCATATACGTGCCTATATCGAGTCAAAATGAGAAGAAAATACAAGTTAAAAGGAAGCTTAGCTGAGGATTGCGCGATCAATGCGTTTTGTGGATGGTGTGCCTTATGTCAACAATATCGCGAGCTTGATCATCAAGGGTTCAACGTCTCGATCG GATGGCATGAAAACAAGAGGAGGGAAAGACAAGCAGTGGCAATATTTCGATTGGTACCACCAGAGGAGCAAGAGATGACAAGATGA